One Pyrus communis chromosome 4, drPyrComm1.1, whole genome shotgun sequence genomic region harbors:
- the LOC137731848 gene encoding methyl-CpG-binding domain-containing protein 2-like, with protein MDSRNFCAVSMDSRNPCKITFKKLRREEEQNTPPQDAIDVPPSSSSTSSDSDSGSDDETLRTHLQSNELVLYDPATAAANANANAADTVHDNAKTLISSPFDHPNNPMSFPWTYPFNHPPRVLPSVGAFTVQCANCFKWRLIPSKEKYEEIREHILEEPFYCETAREWRDLVSCDDPEDITQDGSRLWAIDKPNIAQPPRGWQRLLRIRGEGGTRFADVYYESPTGKKLRSSVEIQKYLLQHPEYMDAGVNMSQFSFVTPKPLQENYVRKRSDNYSKKHTAHLTDSADTPRLLAPGEEINPVAWVGPADSPELQPRRLALPPPEAREPLFDPSVRPTKKRATRTPSSKTYKADPNISMESSPERPDQS; from the exons ATGGATTCAAGAAATTTCTGTGCTGTTTCCATGGATTCTCGAAATCCCTGTAAGATAACGTTCAAGAAGCTCAGGAGGGAAGAAGAACAAAATACGCCTCCCCAAGACGCCATCGACGtccctccatcttcttcttccacttcgtCGGATTCGGATTCGGGTTCGGACGATGAAACCCTTCGAACCCATCTGCAATCGAACGAGCTGGTGCTGTATGACCCTGCAACTGCAGCAGCCAATGCCAATGCCAATGCCGCAGACACAGTGCATGACAATGCCAAAACCCTCATTTCGTCTCCGTTTGATCACCCGAACAACCCAATGTCGTTTCCATGGACATATCCGTTTAATCACCCACCTAGGGTTTTGCCGTCGGTTGGGGCTTTCACTGTGCAGTGTGCCAATTGCTTCAAATGGAGGCTCATTCCGTCGAAGGAGAAGTATGAGGAAATTCGTGAGCATATTCTGGAAGAGCCCTTTTACTGCGAAACTGCACGCGAATGGCGGGATTTGGTGTCTTGTGATGACCCGGAAGACATTACTCAGGATGGGAGCAGGCTCTGGGCCATTGATAAGCCCAACATTGCTCAGCCCCCGCGTGGATGGCAGCGATTGCTCAGAATCAGAGGTGAAGGAGGCACCCGATTCGCAGACGT GTACTATGAATCGCCGACAGGCAAGAAGCTTCGTTCGTCGGTGGAGATCCAGAA GTATTTGCTTCAACATCCCGAGTATATGGATGCAGGAGTGAACATGTCACAGTTCTCATTTGTAACTCCGAAGCCTTTGCAGGAAAATTATGTGAGAAAGCGTTCTGACAATTACTCGAAGAAGCATACTGCTCATTTGACAGACTCTGCTGATACACCTAGACTTCTTGCACCTGGTGAAGAAA TAAATCCAGTAGCATGGGTTGGTCCAGCTGACAGTCCAGAATTGCAACCTCGTCGGCTAGCACTCCCTCCTCCAGAAGCAAGGGAACCTCTGTTTGATCCCTCTGTTCGACCGACAAAGAAGCGAGCAACAAGAACTCCATCATCAAAGACTTACAAGGCAGATCCGAACATTAGCATGGAGTCAAGTCCAGAAAGACCTGATCAATCTTGA
- the LOC137732063 gene encoding uncharacterized protein — translation MFSTCSASSLNFSCFHLGLGNNWNFRTCARPTACLSQSQESGNLEPIKKQDKISGIGKTRSATKDQVVISNSQVSQQESSPPLITALKASAEQSAATFHFPGHNRGRAAPSSLTKLIGLKPFVHDLPELPHLDDLFSPKGPILEAQQQAASLFGSTETWFLVGGTTCGIQAAIMATCSPGEILILPRNSHISAISAMILSGAVPKYIIPHYNFHWDIAGGVTPSQVEAAIKEVEKEGRKAAAVLVTSPTYHGICSNVREITQLCHSHGIPVIVDEAHGAHLGFHPEMPYSAMQQGADLAVQSTHKVLCSLTQSSMLHMSGSIVDRERISRCLQTLQSSSPSYLLLASLDAARAQISENPENIFDKALQLSIEVKNKIRKISGISVLDHQGFPNFPSTDPLRLTIGFQQLGLSGYEADEILYNDHEIICELVETQSITFALNLGTCREHVQRLLSGIKHLVAASASTQAVKRKVEGVGESAIFAEIETSLVPRDAFFSGKRRVRVENSLGEICGELICPYPPGIPVIIPGETITKKALDYLRHVKSKGAVISGASDPELASIVVCSK, via the exons ATGTTTTCAACTTGCTCAGCATCGTCCTTAAACTTt AGTTGTTTTCATTTGGGTCTTGGAAATAACTGGAATTTCAGGACTTGTGCAAGGCCAACCGCTTGTCTTTCCCAGTCCCAG GAAAGTGGGAATCTAGAGCCAATCAAGAAGCAAGATAAAATTAGTGGGATTGGAAAAACCAGGTCTGCCACGAAGGATCAGGTCGTCATTTCCAACTCTCAGGTTTCTCAGCAGGAGAGCTCCCCTCCACTGATTACTGCATTGAAGGCTTCAGCTGAACAAAGTGCTGCTACATTTCACTTCCCTGGGCACAACAGAGGTCGAGCCGCACCATCTTCTTTAACTAAGCTTATTGGCTTAAAGCCATTTGTTCATGATTTGCCTGAGCTTCCTCATCTTGACGACCTCTTTTCCCCGAAAGGGCCCATTTTAGAAGCACAGCAACAGGCAGCCAGTCTCTTTGGGTCAACCGAGACATGGTTCCTTGTAGGAGGAACCACTTGTGGAATTCAGGCAGCAATTATGGCTACATGTTCCCCTGGAGAAATTTTAATTCTCCCTCGCAATTCGCATATATCAGCCATATCTGCTATGATATTGTCCGGTGCCGTACCTAAGTACATCATCCCGCATTATAATTTTCACTGGGACATTGCTGGTGGGGTCACTCCATCACAG GTGGAGGCTGCAATCAAGGAAGTGGAGAAAGAAGGCCGAAAAGCAGCTGCAGTTTTGGTCACTTCCCCCACTTATCATGGTATATGCAGCAACGTGAGGGAGATAACCCAGTTGTGCCATTCTCATGGAATCCCTGTGATTGTTGATGAGGCTCATGGTGCACATCTAGGATTTCATCCCGAGATGCCATATTCGGCCATGCAGCAAGGTGCTGACCTAGCCGTGCAATCCACTCACAAGGTTCTCTGCTCTCTCACACAATCATCGATGTTGCATATGTCTGGGAGTATTGTAGATAGAGAAAGAATTTCAAGATGTCTTCAAACACTTCAAAGTAGTAGTCCTAGCTATCTGCTTCTGGCATCATTAGATGCTGCTAGAGCTCAAATTAGTGAAAAtccagaaaatatttttgataaaGCATTACAGTTGTCCATTGAAGTGAAGAATAAGATACGAAAGATTTCAGGTATTTCAGTTCTCGACCATCAAGGCTTCCCTAATTTCCCTTCAACTGATCCCCTGCGGCTTACCATAGGATTCCAACAGCTTGGCTTGTCCGGTTATGAAGCCGATGAAATCTTGTACAACGATCATGAAATCATTTGTGAACTTGTTGAAACCCAATCCATTACTTTTGCACTTAACCTTGGAACCTGTAGAGAGCATGTCCAGAGGTTATTGTCGGGAATAAAGCACCTGGTGGCCGCTTCTGCATCAACTCAGGCTGTTAAAAGGAAAGTGGAAGGAGTTGGTGAGTCTGCAATCTTTGCAGAAATTGAAACAAGCTTAGTTCCTAGAGATGCCTTTTTTAGTGGTAAAAGAAGAGTGAGGGTTGAAAACAGCCTTGGAGAAATTTGTGGGGAGCTTATATGTCCATATCCGCCTGGGATTCCGGTAATAATCCCCGGGGAGACTATCACAAAGAAAGCTTTGGATTATCTGCGACATGTTAAAAGCAAAGGTGCTGTAATCAGTGGAGCTTCTGATCCCGAACTCGCTTCCATAGTTGTCTGCAGCAAGTAA